The segment acttaatctgtgtccggtaAACCGAGCCTAATAAGTATGTTTGGGTGTCTTTGGCGACCGATGAAAAATGCACAGAGAAAACAAAGGCTCATAATCGCCCTGTGTAGTTCTCCAAAATAGAGAAAGATCTGAGAAATACTTCCCGTTGGATCACGTGaatggtgaatccaggtgaatggTGAATTTGAGTAGACTGAGCTTTGGGACAATAAAGTTCAGATGAGGAAAATGATCAAAAAAGAAAGAACAAGATTGCTTTTGGTTGTTTGTGTGTCAGTCCCATTCCCAGTTGTCTTCTTATTGCAACAGATAATAGAGCGGATGTCCATGACTTTGATCTGACTCAGCGATGGAAACACAAGAGTGACTGACCATCCTTGTGCTACCAGTCTGAGGTAGATGAGGCTGAAGCTTTACCCTTGGATCCAATGGTGCTATCATGGTACAGCTTGGTAGGGGAGATGGATTGAGTTGGCCCAGGAGGTAGCTAAGATTATAGATCTATCTATGTGGAGATGGATTGAGTTGGCCAGGAGGTAGCTAAGATTATAGGTCTATCTATGTGGAGATGGATTGAGTTTGCCCAGGAGGTAGCTAAAATGTACACAGTTTGGTAGAGGGAGAGTCGGGGAGTCGGGGAGGGATTGGGGAAGTAAAATAGATACTTGACTGTCCATTTGGTTAGAAATGTGGATCTGCTTGAGGTTGCTCAGGAGGTAGCTAAGGATGTGTCTGCGTgaggaggagactgatcagaCTGAAGGAAGGTGGTTTTATTGGACCAGAGGTAATACTAAGAGGTGGCATCCGTCAATGATGGCTGTGGATCAGGATTGTTTCCACCTGTGGTGCCCTCCAGAACTCCTCTGGTTCTGTGCCGGGTCTTCCGGAGAGCTGGAGGACTTGCTGAGGGGGGAGGAATTGTCCTGAGAGGGCTGGGAGTGCCTGTTTCCATGCCTGGGACTGGGGTTgtaggaggtggtggaggaggtagagggaTACTGGTCCACAGTAGTGTGTCTTCCCTGAGTGGCTGCGGCCCGGCCGGGAGATAAGGGGCCGGGGGGGCGGTGAGGACAGTGGGCCACCATGTGCGTCGCGCTTTGGCAGTAGTGGCACTTCTTTGGCTGGGGCGGCAGGCCACACTCTTTGGCATGGTGGTCTAGTCCTCCACAGTTATAGCatctgagacacagagagaggagattcTTGTCACATTCCAATTCACAAACAAGCAGTTTCTTTCAACTTCAGGGCTTAAAGTGTGTATTTAttctgaaataaaataataatacctAGAACTTCTTATATGGGATATCATTACATTTTCTCTAGAATGTAATGCATTATGGTACAAATCCAGTTATAACATGCTTACTAGATTGGTTGAATTATATTTTCCCAAAATCTGTTGGTCCAAATGTATCCTTTAGATGGCAGCATCTCACATAGAATACACCATAGAATACACATAAAATACACTATAGAATACACCATAGAATACACATAAAATACACTATAGAATACACTATAGAATACACCATAGAATACACATAAAATACACCAATACTGAACCTTTAACAGAAAACAGCTAAAGCGACAAATGCAAATACAAGACTTCTCATATGTGTTCTCATCAAGAGAAGACAAATCAAACAAATAGATGAATAGCTTATTATTTTCCCTGATAAAATGCGCTTTAATAACAAAGTTGCCCACGTGCTGATATGTATAGCTTACTGCCAAATGTCTATAGAAATGCAGTATGTCAACAACTCAGGCCTAAGACCTGCAATAAATAACCAAGAAGCTGCTCACGGGCGGAAACAATGACAATGCGAAACATTGATGACAGGGCAAAACAAAGCAGGACTCCACACAGGGAACAAAGGCCTGTCACATGGTCTGTTTTACTGGCTCAAAAAGGAAGCTATTCAATTAACTGGTTAATATAAAAGTAAATCATACCAATTCATTAGCAATAGACCTGATCATTAGATATCACATCATAATTAGATAGGATCATTATGACATTATTAACTTGCAGTCAGATGTTATAAGGTaaaaggtggtcctctgtagctcaattggtagagcatggcgcttgtaatgccagggtagtgggtttgattcccgggaccacccatacgtaaaaatgtatgcacacatgactgtaagtcgctttggataaaagcgtctgctaaatggcatattattatttacatttcaggtcggtcacccaaaaagttacatattgcagtttTAACTCTTTCAGATGGAAACAAAGTGTTTCGCATGACCGAGCTGGAGGTTTGCAGGGGGTCCCTCTCGTGGCATCTTCAATTAGAACATGCgaggggggagaggacaggagagaggagggaaggagagggggaagggcaTTGGAATTTAGGTTTCATCCACGCTAGTTCGCTTACTTGGGAGGCTACCTACCAAtaccctcctccactcccccaaCCCCACCACATAGACTCCCATTCTAGCTGGTAAGAGCGAATAACCAGTTTTCACAAGACAAACTGCCATGCTAGTAGTCAAGGTTTCACAAGTGTTGCAGAATCTATGTTTTTATAA is part of the Coregonus clupeaformis isolate EN_2021a unplaced genomic scaffold, ASM2061545v1 scaf2064, whole genome shotgun sequence genome and harbors:
- the LOC123488218 gene encoding protein lin-28 homolog B-like translates to MSVFTIQSKLHMEGFPQPAGGREPLEFTFQRSPRGLESVRVTGPEGGPCSGSERRQKPKPPAPTQKWKPKGDRCYNCGGLDHHAKECGLPPQPKKCHYCQSATHMVAHCPHRPPGPLSPGRAAATQGRHTTVDQYPSTSSTTSYNPSPRHGNRHSQPSQDNSSPLSKSSSSPEDPAQNQRSSGGHHRWKQS